The following proteins are co-located in the Cupriavidus pauculus genome:
- a CDS encoding DUF4286 family protein: protein MVKFTYLVLTNAVPGREEEFNRWYTEQHLPDVLRVPGVVSAQRFSRTEQQRKAGPHPWQYLALYNCEAADPQVVTDGIQARVNTAEMQMSDTVGDVKYGCYFEPITEVIRSK from the coding sequence ATGGTCAAGTTCACCTATCTGGTACTCACGAACGCGGTTCCGGGGCGTGAAGAAGAGTTCAATCGCTGGTATACCGAGCAGCACCTTCCAGACGTGTTGCGCGTACCGGGCGTGGTGAGCGCACAGCGCTTCAGTCGCACGGAGCAGCAGCGAAAAGCGGGGCCTCATCCGTGGCAGTACCTGGCACTCTATAACTGCGAGGCCGCTGACCCGCAGGTCGTCACAGATGGGATCCAGGCTCGCGTCAACACAGCGGAGATGCAAATGAGTGACACGGTGGGCGATGTCAAATATGGTTGCTATTTCGAGCCAATCACCGAGGTGATTCGCAGTAAGTAG
- a CDS encoding AraC family transcriptional regulator, with amino-acid sequence MSAPTAYYASTYVNLLFDYLQDQGLDAVHVLGESSPNCQEVRLYALDHWRRLLERAAEVCNDPLLGLHVGQRIAPAHLGVLGYALGACPDVGAVLQRWQQYDRVVANVTPAELRTEGKSVVMTWPRSTEPTGPLVDETALAAMTRFTRAMTDGDVRLEEVCFVNATPQDTTPYLAYFGCPVKFDQPETSLRFPVDLLQAPLRQPDEALLRIMELQVQALLGAMPKMDDMEHAIRQAVAGLARQGEVSLETVASSMHMTPRTLQRRLDKLGLKFRELRDDTRRRIAENYLKDPRLSLAEVAWILGYSEHSAFTRAFRRWTSQSPQAWRREMDA; translated from the coding sequence ATGTCCGCGCCCACCGCTTACTACGCCAGCACCTACGTGAACCTGCTTTTCGACTACTTGCAGGACCAAGGGCTGGATGCCGTGCATGTGCTGGGGGAATCCAGCCCTAATTGCCAGGAAGTGCGACTCTACGCGCTCGATCACTGGCGGCGTTTGCTTGAGCGTGCCGCCGAGGTTTGCAATGATCCGCTCCTCGGATTGCACGTTGGCCAGCGCATTGCGCCTGCGCATCTCGGCGTGCTTGGATACGCACTTGGGGCTTGCCCTGACGTCGGGGCTGTCTTGCAACGCTGGCAACAGTACGACCGTGTGGTTGCAAACGTTACGCCGGCGGAGCTAAGAACCGAAGGTAAGTCCGTCGTGATGACGTGGCCCCGTTCGACGGAACCAACGGGGCCGCTCGTTGACGAAACGGCCTTGGCTGCGATGACCCGTTTCACGCGAGCCATGACAGATGGTGATGTGAGGCTGGAGGAGGTGTGCTTTGTTAACGCAACACCTCAAGACACCACCCCTTATCTTGCATACTTCGGCTGCCCGGTGAAGTTCGACCAACCGGAGACGAGTCTGCGCTTCCCCGTCGACCTTTTGCAGGCGCCTCTGCGTCAACCTGATGAAGCGCTACTGCGAATCATGGAGCTTCAGGTACAGGCTCTGCTGGGTGCCATGCCGAAGATGGATGACATGGAACATGCCATCAGGCAAGCGGTAGCCGGGCTCGCGCGTCAAGGCGAAGTGAGCCTTGAAACAGTGGCTTCCTCCATGCACATGACCCCCCGCACGTTGCAGCGGCGACTCGACAAACTGGGTCTGAAATTTCGCGAGCTACGTGACGACACGAGACGCCGGATTGCAGAGAATTACCTAAAAGATCCACGGCTTTCGCTCGCTGAGGTGGCCTGGATACTTGGGTACTCGGAGCACAGTGCATTTACTCGCGCATTCCGGAGATGGACATCGCAGAGCCCGCAAGCCTGGCGCCGCGAAATGGATGCGTGA
- a CDS encoding sterol desaturase family protein has product MSRSVKKVSRTVNAEGHQFDQTVGKPSEQESKLPSDMMNWLHSIFGKSVDWKQAFMLSMVPLFIIAFSLETLINRRRRAESTLNWKEVWANIALGTTYQIMEPLGVALVTGSIYAWVYSKRLFDIPVDGWTILPIILSVEFCYYWFHRASHRIRWFWAAHVVHHTGENMNFTTAARQSMLNVVAGSFIFFLPPVLLGVPPAAVALILAVNLSYQYFIHTELIRRLPGWIEYIFNTPSHHRAHHGRNDQYIDKNYGGMLIIFDRMFGTFEEERETVQYGITQQIKSYNILVLNLHEFVDMWRDVMSPGPVWQRLQHLWRPPEWVRRGHEPIHTWTVDRNEPTGSESTPTPSTSAT; this is encoded by the coding sequence ATGTCGCGAAGTGTCAAGAAAGTGTCGAGGACTGTCAATGCGGAGGGTCACCAGTTTGATCAAACTGTCGGCAAGCCAAGCGAACAGGAGTCTAAATTGCCGTCCGATATGATGAACTGGCTGCATTCCATATTTGGGAAGTCCGTGGATTGGAAGCAGGCGTTCATGCTCAGCATGGTTCCTCTCTTCATCATTGCATTCAGTCTCGAGACCCTGATCAATCGAAGGCGTAGAGCCGAATCGACACTGAACTGGAAAGAGGTGTGGGCGAACATCGCATTGGGCACCACTTACCAGATCATGGAGCCCCTGGGAGTGGCTCTTGTGACAGGATCCATCTATGCGTGGGTATATTCAAAACGTTTGTTTGATATCCCGGTGGACGGTTGGACCATTCTCCCAATCATTCTGTCGGTCGAGTTCTGCTACTACTGGTTTCATCGCGCCAGCCATCGAATCCGCTGGTTTTGGGCGGCGCACGTCGTTCATCATACCGGCGAGAACATGAACTTCACTACGGCGGCACGACAATCGATGCTCAATGTGGTCGCTGGGAGTTTCATCTTTTTCCTTCCTCCCGTGCTCCTCGGTGTGCCGCCGGCCGCAGTCGCACTCATCCTGGCCGTGAATCTGTCCTATCAGTATTTCATTCATACCGAACTGATCCGCCGCCTTCCTGGCTGGATTGAGTACATCTTCAATACACCGTCCCATCACCGTGCCCATCATGGCCGAAACGACCAATATATCGACAAGAACTACGGTGGCATGTTGATCATTTTCGATCGCATGTTTGGCACTTTCGAAGAAGAACGGGAGACGGTGCAATACGGCATCACCCAACAGATTAAGTCCTACAATATCCTGGTGCTGAATCTCCACGAGTTTGTCGACATGTGGCGTGACGTGATGTCACCGGGGCCCGTGTGGCAGCGACTGCAACACCTGTGGCGGCCGCCGGAATGGGTGCGCCGTGGTCATGAACCCATCCACACATGGACGGTGGACAGGAACGAGCCGACCGGCAGTGAGTCGACACCCACTCCGTCAACGTCCGCTACCTGA
- a CDS encoding DUF4345 domain-containing protein codes for MHRLSQIYLAVSALAFLLIGLHTFHDPATAMAGLDMQPHSVNAFNEIRANYGGMHLGISLLLALGLLSKAWRKPSMWINVVFTSGLVLGRLVSISADGWPNDLVRMLLGIEAAAAFTGLALLCFLNKHDARSSMR; via the coding sequence ATGCATCGCCTCTCTCAAATATACCTGGCCGTTTCGGCACTGGCTTTCCTGCTAATTGGCTTGCATACGTTTCACGACCCCGCTACGGCAATGGCGGGCCTCGATATGCAACCCCATTCGGTGAATGCCTTCAATGAGATCCGTGCCAACTACGGTGGCATGCATCTCGGTATCAGTCTGTTGCTGGCCCTGGGTCTACTCTCGAAGGCGTGGCGAAAGCCCTCGATGTGGATCAACGTCGTGTTCACCAGCGGCCTGGTGCTCGGGCGGCTGGTCAGCATTTCCGCTGACGGGTGGCCAAATGATCTCGTTCGAATGTTGCTTGGAATCGAAGCAGCAGCGGCATTCACCGGCCTAGCGCTGTTGTGCTTCCTCAACAAACATGATGCGCGCTCTTCCATGAGATGA
- a CDS encoding helix-turn-helix domain-containing protein yields MPIDQAARHCGVSVGMLSKLENGKGVNLEHALRALDGLGLAMLVVPRAHAPWLEQAAAHTAKIGEDAARRQHAWLEE; encoded by the coding sequence ATGCCCATTGACCAGGCGGCAAGACATTGCGGGGTCTCGGTCGGCATGCTGTCCAAGCTCGAGAACGGCAAGGGCGTCAATCTCGAGCACGCCCTGCGTGCGTTGGACGGACTGGGTTTGGCGATGCTGGTCGTTCCCAGGGCGCATGCGCCTTGGCTTGAACAGGCAGCGGCCCATACGGCCAAGATCGGCGAGGACGCGGCCAGGCGACAGCACGCCTGGCTGGAAGAGTAG
- a CDS encoding tyrosine-type recombinase/integrase, which translates to MELLPIKPLDGLAAPLPTPLERLRLTPALSGAAGSNRAPASATRIAAADDLAAVTAWLARYADSTATLTTYRREVERLILWTVLQVGKPLSSLTHEDLLAYERFLADPQPAARWVLAGSKKLARGHPDWRPFAGPLSPSSVRHAMVILNALFAWLTEAGYLAGNPLALARRRRAPTRARITRYLSHDLWETVKDTVAAMPTETARERRHAARCRWVLTVLYLGGLRASELTATPMGAFFCRRDGQGIERWWLEVTGKGNKTRLVPATDELIAELARYRRAHDLPPTPQFGETRPLVLPVIGREGGEKPLSRGALHLILKEVFGMAAERLRARGPEWGAQAAVLASASAHWLRHTAGSHMTDQQVDLRYVRDNFGHSSLSTTSGYLHSEEDARHEATQERHRIGWIRKA; encoded by the coding sequence ATGGAACTGCTCCCGATTAAACCTTTGGATGGCCTGGCCGCCCCGCTTCCCACCCCGCTGGAGCGCCTGCGCCTGACCCCGGCGCTGTCCGGCGCGGCCGGCAGCAACCGCGCGCCCGCCAGCGCCACGCGGATCGCCGCGGCCGACGACCTGGCCGCCGTCACCGCCTGGCTCGCGCGCTATGCCGACAGCACCGCGACGCTCACCACTTATCGCCGCGAGGTGGAGCGGCTGATCCTGTGGACCGTGCTCCAGGTGGGCAAGCCCTTGTCCTCGCTGACGCACGAAGACCTGCTCGCCTACGAGCGCTTCCTCGCCGATCCGCAACCCGCCGCGCGCTGGGTGCTGGCCGGCAGCAAGAAGCTTGCACGCGGCCACCCCGACTGGCGCCCGTTTGCCGGGCCGCTGTCGCCGTCCAGCGTGCGCCACGCGATGGTGATCCTGAACGCGCTGTTCGCCTGGCTGACCGAGGCGGGCTACCTGGCCGGCAACCCGCTTGCCCTCGCCCGCCGCCGGCGCGCCCCCACCCGAGCGCGCATCACCCGCTATCTGAGCCACGACCTGTGGGAAACGGTCAAAGACACCGTCGCGGCCATGCCGACCGAGACCGCGCGGGAACGCCGGCACGCCGCGCGCTGCCGGTGGGTGCTGACCGTGCTCTATCTGGGCGGCCTGCGCGCCTCCGAGCTGACGGCGACCCCCATGGGCGCGTTCTTCTGCCGGCGCGATGGCCAGGGCATCGAGCGCTGGTGGCTCGAGGTGACCGGCAAAGGCAACAAGACCCGGCTGGTGCCGGCGACCGACGAACTGATTGCCGAACTCGCGCGCTACCGTCGCGCCCACGACCTGCCGCCTACCCCGCAGTTCGGGGAGACGCGGCCACTGGTGCTGCCGGTGATTGGCAGAGAGGGTGGCGAGAAACCCCTGTCACGCGGCGCGCTGCACCTGATCCTGAAAGAGGTGTTTGGCATGGCCGCGGAGCGCCTGCGGGCGCGCGGGCCCGAGTGGGGGGCGCAGGCCGCGGTGCTGGCCAGCGCCTCGGCCCACTGGCTGCGCCACACCGCCGGCTCGCATATGACCGACCAGCAGGTCGACCTGCGTTATGTGCGCGACAACTTTGGGCACAGCTCGCTGTCGACGACGAGCGGCTATCTGCACAGCGAAGAGGATGCGCGGCACGAGGCCACGCAGGAGCGGCACCGCATCGGATGGATCAGGAAAGCATAA
- a CDS encoding DNA-binding protein translates to MTPDAVDPLRLEAEVEQLRHLHADTRTLYREVCGLLFFRYGITPTTNKLYQLVRKGSMGTPAQALQQFWQDLRARSRVTIDHPDLPDSLKQVAADAVQTIWRAAGEAVLAELAATRQDIEAQEQVVAAERDAAQMAFADAQAALTALEREREALRAECRQLQEQVAQARGAEAAASTHREALQSELLAAREQAGAARSDFLAELERMREQLEAMEARGDAAVRRAQLELDQERTARRQSDRGLDAARVEVDRLRDMQRQEAVAAAEALGSWQAQAQAAQVRCAALQDAQESGQQQLGAAQEALAEMTRRAERAETERDLSRELLGNWRDGAKVRSGARRKAAA, encoded by the coding sequence ATGACGCCAGACGCTGTAGATCCCCTTCGCCTCGAAGCCGAGGTCGAGCAGTTGCGGCACCTTCACGCCGACACGCGCACGCTCTACCGCGAGGTGTGCGGGCTGCTGTTCTTTCGCTACGGCATCACGCCCACCACCAACAAGCTCTATCAACTGGTGCGCAAGGGCAGCATGGGCACGCCGGCCCAGGCGCTGCAGCAGTTCTGGCAAGACCTGCGCGCCCGTTCGCGGGTCACGATTGACCATCCCGATCTCCCCGACAGCCTGAAGCAGGTGGCTGCCGACGCCGTCCAGACCATCTGGCGCGCCGCCGGCGAAGCCGTCTTGGCCGAACTCGCCGCGACGCGCCAAGACATAGAGGCGCAGGAGCAAGTCGTCGCGGCCGAGCGGGATGCCGCGCAGATGGCTTTCGCCGACGCTCAAGCCGCGCTCACCGCGCTCGAGCGCGAGCGCGAGGCGTTGCGGGCTGAATGCCGCCAGTTGCAGGAGCAGGTGGCGCAGGCGCGCGGCGCCGAAGCAGCCGCATCGACGCACCGGGAGGCCTTGCAGAGCGAACTGCTGGCGGCGCGCGAGCAGGCGGGCGCCGCGCGCAGTGATTTCCTGGCGGAGCTGGAGCGCATGCGCGAGCAACTCGAAGCGATGGAGGCGCGCGGGGACGCTGCCGTGCGGCGTGCCCAACTGGAATTGGACCAGGAACGCACGGCGCGGCGCCAGAGTGACCGGGGACTCGATGCGGCGCGGGTGGAGGTGGATCGCTTGCGCGACATGCAGCGGCAGGAAGCGGTGGCCGCGGCCGAAGCGCTGGGTAGTTGGCAAGCCCAGGCGCAGGCGGCGCAGGTACGTTGCGCGGCGCTGCAGGACGCGCAGGAGAGCGGACAGCAACAACTGGGTGCCGCCCAGGAGGCCTTGGCAGAAATGACCCGGCGGGCCGAGCGTGCCGAGACTGAACGGGACCTGTCGCGCGAGTTGCTGGGCAATTGGCGCGACGGCGCCAAGGTGCGATCCGGGGCACGGCGCAAGGCCGCCGCCTAA
- a CDS encoding H-NS family nucleoid-associated regulatory protein, with protein sequence MFRAHSGTATLPQNAEGQTWDGRGERPDWFQRAINAGQQPEFFQID encoded by the coding sequence CTGTTTCGCGCCCACAGCGGCACGGCCACGCTACCGCAAAATGCCGAGGGGCAAACCTGGGATGGGCGAGGGGAGCGTCCCGACTGGTTTCAGCGGGCCATCAACGCCGGACAGCAGCCGGAATTCTTTCAGATCGACTGA
- a CDS encoding helix-turn-helix domain-containing protein: MSRVHQPSARELLALNIRRLRAAYAWTQEDLAWQADMDRSFLAHVERAARNLSIDVIERLALALEVPVAELFRVPDVTPPRKRAPRH; encoded by the coding sequence ATGTCCCGTGTCCATCAGCCCTCCGCTCGTGAATTGCTCGCCCTGAATATTCGGCGACTGCGCGCGGCCTATGCATGGACGCAGGAAGATCTGGCCTGGCAAGCGGACATGGACCGTTCGTTTCTGGCACACGTCGAAAGGGCGGCCCGCAATTTGTCGATCGACGTCATTGAACGGCTGGCGCTCGCCCTGGAAGTCCCGGTCGCGGAACTGTTTCGCGTGCCAGACGTGACGCCCCCGCGCAAGCGCGCCCCGCGTCATTGA
- a CDS encoding HAD domain-containing protein translates to MILFLDYDGVLHPDAAYLVNGRPQLRAAGSLFMWAPILVEALAPYPQVQIVLSTSWVRVLKSFSRTQAYLPAALQARVIGATWHSAMARHHEGAHRIDASWFSELTRYAQIARYVARSGLRAEHWLAIDDDSEGWPVALRDHLVETDGALGLASASTRCDLTQRLQGMAASTLSGK, encoded by the coding sequence ATGATTTTGTTTCTGGACTACGACGGTGTTCTGCACCCCGATGCGGCCTATCTGGTCAATGGCCGGCCTCAATTGCGTGCGGCAGGCTCGCTGTTCATGTGGGCGCCGATTCTCGTGGAAGCTCTCGCCCCCTATCCCCAGGTCCAGATTGTTCTCTCCACGTCGTGGGTGCGCGTGCTCAAGAGCTTCAGCCGAACCCAAGCCTATCTGCCCGCTGCGTTGCAGGCGCGCGTGATCGGCGCTACTTGGCATTCGGCCATGGCGCGACACCATGAGGGTGCGCACCGCATCGACGCGAGCTGGTTCAGCGAACTCACGCGGTATGCCCAGATCGCGCGATACGTTGCGCGATCTGGGCTGCGGGCCGAACATTGGCTGGCCATCGACGACGACAGCGAGGGCTGGCCCGTCGCGCTGCGCGACCACTTGGTCGAGACGGATGGGGCGCTGGGGCTTGCGAGCGCGTCGACACGGTGCGACCTGACCCAGCGACTGCAGGGGATGGCCGCAAGCACGCTCAGCGGGAAGTGA
- a CDS encoding NAD(P)-dependent oxidoreductase, producing the protein MKVTLFGATGKTGPSLVNEGLQRGFELTVFARSSSKFENANVQIVRGEFTDIDLLRDAIRGSDAVLSALGPARQPHPKGMPITTATRAIISAMEREQVKRFIAVSTGTAADPGDDFDLKIWLPAAIIKFAMPSAYEDMIGLARAIRISSLDWTMVRAAVLKNRHAAEQLNVGLYGHAKHSLTVAREDLAKFMFDQIANHDFVRRAPGISTRQ; encoded by the coding sequence ATGAAAGTTACCCTTTTCGGAGCGACCGGGAAAACCGGGCCATCCCTTGTAAACGAGGGCCTGCAGCGCGGCTTCGAACTCACCGTCTTTGCACGTTCCAGCAGTAAGTTTGAGAACGCCAATGTGCAGATTGTCCGAGGCGAGTTTACCGATATTGACTTGTTGCGAGACGCAATCCGTGGATCAGATGCGGTGCTTTCGGCGCTGGGCCCTGCCAGGCAGCCACACCCGAAAGGTATGCCAATCACTACGGCGACCCGGGCAATCATCTCAGCGATGGAACGCGAGCAGGTGAAGCGGTTCATCGCGGTCTCGACCGGGACAGCCGCTGATCCTGGCGATGATTTCGACCTCAAGATCTGGCTGCCTGCCGCAATCATCAAGTTCGCGATGCCAAGTGCTTACGAAGATATGATCGGACTTGCAAGAGCGATCCGTATCTCGTCGCTTGATTGGACAATGGTTCGAGCGGCTGTATTGAAGAATCGCCACGCCGCGGAGCAACTCAACGTCGGCTTGTATGGTCACGCCAAGCATTCGCTGACGGTCGCCCGTGAAGACTTGGCCAAATTCATGTTTGATCAAATTGCGAACCACGATTTCGTTCGCCGGGCTCCCGGAATCAGCACCCGACAATGA
- a CDS encoding SDR family NAD(P)-dependent oxidoreductase, whose product MARLNGKVAIITGASRGIAKLFAAEGAKVAVLSRTLANVDAVVADIRADGGTAIGALCDIANAGEIKAAVDKVVATYGGIDILVNNAFDSSAPFSSITDLSTEQLQRNFEMGPIAYLRTMQAAYPYLKASGEGRVINFGSMAGVLGLVGYGPYNMAKEAVRALTRTAAREWGPDKITVNNVLPVAETWGPETNVPPPTNPLGRYGSPEDDIAPVVLFLASKDAQFLTGYSLTPDGGSIIDSAR is encoded by the coding sequence ATGGCTCGACTCAACGGAAAAGTCGCGATCATCACTGGTGCCAGCCGCGGCATCGCAAAACTGTTTGCCGCAGAAGGCGCCAAAGTGGCCGTTCTTTCGCGCACCCTGGCCAATGTGGATGCGGTCGTTGCCGACATTCGCGCTGATGGCGGAACGGCAATCGGCGCGCTTTGCGACATCGCCAATGCCGGCGAGATTAAGGCAGCGGTGGATAAAGTCGTCGCTACCTATGGCGGGATCGACATCCTCGTCAACAATGCCTTCGACTCATCCGCGCCGTTCTCTTCCATTACCGATCTGTCGACGGAACAGTTGCAGCGCAATTTCGAGATGGGACCGATTGCGTATCTGCGGACGATGCAGGCGGCGTACCCCTACCTCAAGGCGAGCGGTGAAGGACGTGTCATCAACTTCGGCTCAATGGCTGGTGTCCTGGGCTTGGTGGGATATGGTCCGTACAACATGGCCAAAGAGGCAGTGCGCGCTCTCACCCGCACCGCTGCCCGTGAGTGGGGCCCCGACAAGATCACGGTGAATAATGTACTGCCGGTGGCCGAGACATGGGGTCCGGAAACCAACGTCCCTCCGCCGACCAACCCGCTCGGCCGCTATGGTTCGCCGGAAGACGATATTGCGCCTGTCGTCCTGTTCTTGGCGAGTAAGGATGCCCAGTTTTTGACCGGATACAGCCTTACCCCCGACGGCGGCTCGATCATCGACAGCGCTCGATAG
- a CDS encoding DoxX family protein, with protein MTQSYVYWISTALLSLLYLASATMYLAKRAWVVQALTDLGYPGYLVPFLTAVKLLGVAAILARVSAPLSDLAYAGMFYHLLLSGLAHLGVRELRGALPAVVGVVLLVSSFATQNIARETPSPYAPFAERQTSLN; from the coding sequence ATGACTCAAAGTTACGTGTACTGGATCAGCACGGCGCTGCTCTCCTTGCTCTATCTCGCTTCCGCGACGATGTATTTAGCCAAACGGGCTTGGGTTGTCCAGGCACTTACAGACCTTGGCTATCCCGGCTATCTCGTACCGTTTCTCACTGCGGTAAAGCTCCTGGGCGTGGCCGCCATTTTGGCGCGCGTCAGCGCGCCGCTAAGCGACCTGGCCTACGCCGGCATGTTTTATCACCTGCTGCTGTCTGGTTTGGCTCACCTTGGCGTCCGTGAACTGAGAGGTGCGCTGCCTGCGGTAGTCGGCGTTGTGCTGCTCGTTTCGTCGTTCGCAACACAGAACATCGCTCGCGAGACCCCGTCCCCCTACGCTCCATTTGCGGAGCGCCAAACATCCCTCAACTAA
- a CDS encoding winged helix-turn-helix transcriptional regulator, protein MEKKTNGGDEINMHEEMRRAFALLSGKWKLEIMWLLNQRIYRFGELRKAIPGITQHMLTAQLRELEADGLISRTVFAEVPPRVEYEITAKARGLGATMEALTAWWNEYGRSVPAKPTSRGRRAKGS, encoded by the coding sequence ATGGAAAAGAAGACTAATGGCGGCGATGAGATCAACATGCACGAGGAAATGCGCCGGGCATTTGCGCTACTGTCGGGAAAGTGGAAGCTGGAAATCATGTGGCTGCTCAACCAGCGGATCTATCGCTTTGGGGAACTGCGCAAGGCCATACCGGGGATCACTCAGCACATGTTGACGGCACAGCTTCGTGAATTGGAGGCGGATGGCCTAATATCGCGCACGGTGTTTGCTGAGGTGCCGCCGCGCGTCGAGTACGAGATCACGGCAAAGGCGCGCGGCTTGGGGGCCACGATGGAGGCGCTGACAGCGTGGTGGAATGAGTATGGGAGAAGTGTGCCGGCGAAGCCGACGTCGCGCGGGCGCAGGGCAAAGGGGAGTTAG
- a CDS encoding D-alanyl-D-alanine carboxypeptidase family protein — MPFLRFTRFLAASAFAFGALPLPATAAQAPQIAARSYILLDSGSHRVMLEKNADERLQPASLTKMMTAYVVLDALKASTIKWEQLVRVEASDLAHVGGDEATMRLQAGQIISIQDLLTGLIVVSANDAAMVLARTVAGSEDAFLGKMNDYANRLGLSASHFATPSGITTPNHYSTARDIAHLSVRLTEDFPVYLAFSAQRDFSYGSFTRHNKNRLLDDPTIDGLKTGHTAKAGYCLAVTAKRSVAKGKAMRRVFAVVLGAPSNDGRFVAGRQLIDYGFH; from the coding sequence ATGCCTTTTTTGCGCTTCACTCGTTTTCTTGCCGCCTCGGCATTTGCTTTCGGCGCCCTCCCCCTCCCCGCAACGGCCGCGCAGGCTCCACAGATTGCAGCACGCTCTTACATTTTGCTCGACAGCGGCTCGCATCGCGTCATGCTCGAGAAGAATGCTGACGAGCGTCTACAGCCCGCGTCGCTAACTAAAATGATGACAGCCTACGTCGTGCTTGACGCCCTGAAGGCGAGCACGATCAAGTGGGAACAGTTGGTGCGTGTGGAGGCCAGCGACCTTGCTCATGTGGGCGGCGACGAGGCAACCATGCGCCTCCAGGCCGGCCAGATCATCAGCATTCAGGACCTACTGACGGGTCTCATTGTTGTCTCAGCAAACGATGCGGCAATGGTCCTGGCCCGTACGGTCGCCGGGTCGGAGGACGCATTTCTAGGGAAAATGAACGATTACGCCAATCGTCTAGGGCTGAGTGCCAGTCACTTCGCCACCCCTTCCGGCATTACCACGCCAAACCACTACTCGACTGCCCGAGACATTGCCCACCTGTCGGTGCGCTTGACGGAGGATTTTCCGGTCTACCTGGCCTTCTCCGCTCAGCGGGATTTCAGCTATGGCAGCTTCACCAGACACAACAAGAATCGGCTGCTGGACGATCCAACTATCGATGGCCTGAAGACGGGCCATACTGCCAAGGCAGGCTATTGCCTGGCGGTCACGGCAAAGCGCTCGGTGGCCAAGGGCAAAGCGATGCGACGTGTTTTCGCTGTGGTTCTCGGCGCACCCTCCAACGATGGGCGCTTCGTCGCGGGCAGGCAACTGATCGATTACGGCTTTCATTGA
- a CDS encoding LysR family transcriptional regulator, with protein sequence MQLKWIEDLLAIEQTHSFSRASELRFVTQSALSRRVKSLEDWVGVELVDRGTYPVELTPAGRRFCEQSKESVGANAAPQS encoded by the coding sequence ATGCAACTGAAGTGGATCGAAGATCTTTTGGCGATCGAACAGACGCACAGCTTCTCCCGGGCCTCAGAGCTCCGATTTGTTACGCAATCAGCACTTTCTCGACGCGTAAAGTCGCTGGAAGATTGGGTTGGCGTCGAATTGGTAGACCGAGGCACCTACCCGGTCGAATTGACGCCTGCTGGCCGCAGGTTCTGCGAGCAAAGCAAAGAATCCGTCGGTGCCAACGCAGCACCCCAGAGTTAG